The following are encoded in a window of Cataglyphis hispanica isolate Lineage 1 chromosome 21, ULB_Chis1_1.0, whole genome shotgun sequence genomic DNA:
- the LOC126857283 gene encoding TPR-containing protein DDB_G0280363 isoform X2 — MSVLNQTGEDAVECPLCMEPLEVDDLNFFPCTCGYQICRFCWHRIRTDENGLCPACRKAYSENPADFKPLTKEEIARLKAEKRLKDQQRKQKVTENRKHLANVRVVQKNLVFVVGLPMRLADADVLKKHEYFGKFGKIHKVVINQSTSYAGSQGPSASAYVTYQRQEDALRAIEAVNNIVVDGRTIKTSLGTTKYCSHFMRNQACPKPECMYLHDLGDQEASFTKEEMHQGKHQEYERKLVQSLHAHVSSVQRKPTPSPPVTSSIVRESGTVNSQTKEAWPSLQPGQTNSTQTNCKEISSVQTASQHNNVTSGSGTVVQQSHISSGVSTHQQNNNNKGENGVGVRRGKSNSESKAQAARNKHKNSQNKEKHGSRTTSRSESNSINTQSSSQSQITGQKDVRNFSADTNSEILQKLGNKCKLEQQQQPQSQQISKTSKLVQSQSHEIKVNGTLQNGERRHSDSETDQREGSTPASTISSTEDSNVNHQAEHLTESSEENNGAVLLGSSPASTNSSQSANQPPPPGLHNGSQMQLNHRSIFQPDNNSFFSSNTFQKISTTTSMPPNSLTANTNLDWTSTGVASIPDSLPTVHSSEDWQAAFGFQTESTRTNHLISKSSPSESPGVTFNSEGFVDEDVYINAPYTTTLTESSSDTFTPTLLVNSPASKFMADFQQNSLQQRLNMQVQQNQENCEYIKQNGHATLEEIRNHRDAGSDVKADDDLGFDPFHETQKALAELMENELQIQQQRIFQQQQEQREREEQTRVQHQQTLASLGQQHFPQVAHIAHLQQQAQHLQNLQVLQSHSLLSRLPQNLLQSGAQSPAQGTVTANSLGQRSRFPPPGFLASTPNHMNSFGLGIPRPAPTNSALSGAQSSQQSAYLPNGSPLIHTQNINKCTNDAVCTLKDWCEINNQQQQQQFHHQALHQKGWNNFGPIADWTSIDPAIVTSSRPLPFQTNSTWQFPHIHPSHTVAHNAQQEQNASAQHWAMQPPPGFAAPTTTGQLNNPQPSATAQPHTKLISAGSEIENL; from the exons ATGTCAGTATTGAATCAAACTGGAGAGGATGCAGTGGAATGCCCTCTATGTATGGAACCTCTGGAGGTGGACGATCTGAATTTCTTCCCCTGCACCTGTGGGTATCAAATATGCCGTTTTTGTTGGCACAGAATTCGTACCGACGAGAACGGTTTGTGTCCCGCGTGTCGGAAGGCCTATTCTGAAAATCCGGCTGATTTTAAACCCCTTACTAAGGAAGAAATAGCAAg attgaaaGCTGAAAAGAGATTAAAGGATCAACAACGGAAGCAGAAAGTTACAGAAAATCGGAAACATCTAGCAAATGTGAGAgtagtacaaaaaaatttagtttttgtaGTAGGATTACCAATGCGACTAGCAGATGCAGAT GTTTTAAAGAAACAcgaatattttggaaaatttggGAAGATACACAAAGTCGTAATTAACCAGAGTACTTCCTATGCAGGGTCTCAAGGCCCCAGTGCTTCGGCTTATGTTACTTATCAA CGTCAAGAGGATGCGCTACGTGCTATAGAGGCTGTGAATAACATTGTTGTGGATGGACGGACAATAAAAACATCATTGGGAACGACAAAGTACTGTTCGCATTTTATGCGTAATCAAGCCTGTCCGAAGCCAGAATGCATGTACCTGCACGATCTTGGGGACCAGGAAGCATCATTTACAAAGGAAGAGATGCATCAAGGAAAACATCAAGAGTATGAACGCAAGCTTGTGCAATCGTTACATGCACATGTGTCTTCGGTGCAACG GAAACCAACACCGTCACCACCTGTGACAAGTAGTATTGTTAGGGAAAGTGGAACTGTAAATTCACAAACAAAAGAGGCGTGGCCTTCGTTGCAACCGGGACAAACAAATA GCACACAAACcaattgtaaagaaatatcatCTGTGCAAACAGCTTCGCAACATAACAATGTAACGAGTGGAAGCGGAACAGTAGTTCAACAAAGTCATATATCCTCTGGAGTGTCTACACATcaacaaaataacaataataagggTGAAAATGGCGTTGGTGTACGACGGGGTAAAAGTAACAGCGAGAGTAAGGCACAAGCAGCTCGaaacaaacataaaaatagtCAAAACAAGGAAAAACACGGTAGTCGTACGACGTCGCGGTCCGAATCGAATTCAATCAACACACAGAGTAGTTCACAATCACAAATCACCGGGCAGAAGGATGTTAGAAACTTTTCCGCTGATACAAATagtgaaattttacaaaaattaggTAACAAGTGTAAATTGGAACAACAGCAACAGCCACAGTCGCAACAAATTAGCAAAACATCAAAATTAGTTCAATCGCAGTCTCacgaaattaaagtaaatggTACGTTACAAAACGGGGAACGTCGACATTCGGATAGCGAAACGGATCAGCGCGAAGGTAGCACGCCAGCGAGTACAATTTCAAGCACGGAAGACTCGAATGTAAATCATCAAGCCGAACATTTGACTGAATCGAGCGAGGAAAACAATGGTGCTGTTCTTTTGG GTTCGTCTCCAGCCAGCACAAATTCATCACAAAGTGCCAATCAACCACCACCACCAGGATTACACAATGGATCTCAAATGCAACTCAATCATCGGTCAATCTTTCAGCCGGACAATAACAGTTTCTTCAGTTCAAACACATTTCAGAAAATATCAACCACCACCTCAATGCCACCTAACTCCCTCACAG CAAACACAAATCTGGATTGGACGAGTACAGGAGTGGCTTCGATACCCGACTCTTTACCCACAGTTCATTCTAGCGAAGATTGGCAAGCAGCTTTCGGCTTTCAGACCGAATCAACTCGAACGAATCACCTTATATCAAAATCCAGCCCATCTGAATCGCCGGGTGTAACATTCAATTCCGAAGGTTTTGTTGACGAGGATGTTTACATAAATGCACCGTATACTACTACTCTCACAGAATCATCATCAGATACCTTCACGCCTACTTTACTTGTAAATTCACCCGCGTCTAAGTTTATGGCAGACTTTCAACAAAATTCATTACAACAAAGGCTTAATATGCAA GTGCAACAGAATCAAGAAAATTGTGAATACATAAAACAGAACGGTCATGCTACACTGGAGGAAATTCGAAATCATCGTGATGCCGGATCAGACGTGAAAGCGGATGACGATTTAGGTTTTGATCCTTTCCACGAGACACAGAAGGCATTAGCTGAACTTATGGAAAATGAATTGCAAATACAACAGCAGAGGATATTTCAACAGCAGCAAGAACAAAGAGAACGGGAGGAGCAAACTAGGGTGCAGCATCAACAAACCCTTGCAAGCCTTGGTCAGCAACATTTTCCACAA gttGCGCACATAGCACACTTGCAGCAACAAGCTCAGCACTTGCAAAATCTTCAAGTGCTTCAGTCGCATTCCCTTCTGTCTCGTCTTCCACAAAATCTGTTACAAAGCGGCGCGCAGAGCCCTGCACAAGGCACCGTGACGGCTAACAGTTTAGGACAACGTAGTCGCTTTCCGCCACCGGGTTTCCTTGCTTCCACGCCAAATCACATGAATTCATTTGGTCTTGGTATACCACGTCCAGCACCAACGAATAGCGCCCTCTCTG GCGCGCAATCGTCCCAACAGAGTGCATATCTTCCCAATGGAAGCCCACTTATCCACACACaaa ATATCAACAAGTGCACAAATGATGCGGTCTGTACCCTGAAAGATTGGTGTGAAATTAACAatcagcagcaacagcaacaaTTCCACCATCAAGCTTTGCATCAGAAGGGATGGAACAATTTCGGACCTATCGCAGACTGGACTTCGATCGATCCGGCTATAGTTACCTCGTCTAGACCTCTTCCATTCCAAACTAACAGCACATGGCAGTTTCCTCATATTCATCCTTCTCACACCGTAGCTCATAATGCGCAACAG GAACAGAACGCATCTGCTCAACATTGGGCGATGCAACCACCTCCTGGTTTTGCTGCACCTACAACCACAGGGCAGTTAAATAATCCACAGCCGAGCGCGACCGCACAACCACACACTAAACTTATCTCTGCGGGCTCAGAAATCGAAA ACCTATAA
- the LOC126857283 gene encoding TPR-containing protein DDB_G0280363 isoform X1, which produces MSVLNQTGEDAVECPLCMEPLEVDDLNFFPCTCGYQICRFCWHRIRTDENGLCPACRKAYSENPADFKPLTKEEIARLKAEKRLKDQQRKQKVTENRKHLANVRVVQKNLVFVVGLPMRLADADVLKKHEYFGKFGKIHKVVINQSTSYAGSQGPSASAYVTYQRQEDALRAIEAVNNIVVDGRTIKTSLGTTKYCSHFMRNQACPKPECMYLHDLGDQEASFTKEEMHQGKHQEYERKLVQSLHAHVSSVQRKPTPSPPVTSSIVRESGTVNSQTKEAWPSLQPGQTNSTQTNCKEISSVQTASQHNNVTSGSGTVVQQSHISSGVSTHQQNNNNKGENGVGVRRGKSNSESKAQAARNKHKNSQNKEKHGSRTTSRSESNSINTQSSSQSQITGQKDVRNFSADTNSEILQKLGNKCKLEQQQQPQSQQISKTSKLVQSQSHEIKVNGTLQNGERRHSDSETDQREGSTPASTISSTEDSNVNHQAEHLTESSEENNGAVLLGSSPASTNSSQSANQPPPPGLHNGSQMQLNHRSIFQPDNNSFFSSNTFQKISTTTSMPPNSLTANTNLDWTSTGVASIPDSLPTVHSSEDWQAAFGFQTESTRTNHLISKSSPSESPGVTFNSEGFVDEDVYINAPYTTTLTESSSDTFTPTLLVNSPASKFMADFQQNSLQQRLNMQVQQNQENCEYIKQNGHATLEEIRNHRDAGSDVKADDDLGFDPFHETQKALAELMENELQIQQQRIFQQQQEQREREEQTRVQHQQTLASLGQQHFPQVAHIAHLQQQAQHLQNLQVLQSHSLLSRLPQNLLQSGAQSPAQGTVTANSLGQRSRFPPPGFLASTPNHMNSFGLGIPRPAPTNSALSGAQSSQQSAYLPNGSPLIHTQNINKCTNDAVCTLKDWCEINNQQQQQQFHHQALHQKGWNNFGPIADWTSIDPAIVTSSRPLPFQTNSTWQFPHIHPSHTVAHNAQQEQNASAQHWAMQPPPGFAAPTTTGQLNNPQPSATAQPHTKLISAGSEIESKLIAI; this is translated from the exons ATGTCAGTATTGAATCAAACTGGAGAGGATGCAGTGGAATGCCCTCTATGTATGGAACCTCTGGAGGTGGACGATCTGAATTTCTTCCCCTGCACCTGTGGGTATCAAATATGCCGTTTTTGTTGGCACAGAATTCGTACCGACGAGAACGGTTTGTGTCCCGCGTGTCGGAAGGCCTATTCTGAAAATCCGGCTGATTTTAAACCCCTTACTAAGGAAGAAATAGCAAg attgaaaGCTGAAAAGAGATTAAAGGATCAACAACGGAAGCAGAAAGTTACAGAAAATCGGAAACATCTAGCAAATGTGAGAgtagtacaaaaaaatttagtttttgtaGTAGGATTACCAATGCGACTAGCAGATGCAGAT GTTTTAAAGAAACAcgaatattttggaaaatttggGAAGATACACAAAGTCGTAATTAACCAGAGTACTTCCTATGCAGGGTCTCAAGGCCCCAGTGCTTCGGCTTATGTTACTTATCAA CGTCAAGAGGATGCGCTACGTGCTATAGAGGCTGTGAATAACATTGTTGTGGATGGACGGACAATAAAAACATCATTGGGAACGACAAAGTACTGTTCGCATTTTATGCGTAATCAAGCCTGTCCGAAGCCAGAATGCATGTACCTGCACGATCTTGGGGACCAGGAAGCATCATTTACAAAGGAAGAGATGCATCAAGGAAAACATCAAGAGTATGAACGCAAGCTTGTGCAATCGTTACATGCACATGTGTCTTCGGTGCAACG GAAACCAACACCGTCACCACCTGTGACAAGTAGTATTGTTAGGGAAAGTGGAACTGTAAATTCACAAACAAAAGAGGCGTGGCCTTCGTTGCAACCGGGACAAACAAATA GCACACAAACcaattgtaaagaaatatcatCTGTGCAAACAGCTTCGCAACATAACAATGTAACGAGTGGAAGCGGAACAGTAGTTCAACAAAGTCATATATCCTCTGGAGTGTCTACACATcaacaaaataacaataataagggTGAAAATGGCGTTGGTGTACGACGGGGTAAAAGTAACAGCGAGAGTAAGGCACAAGCAGCTCGaaacaaacataaaaatagtCAAAACAAGGAAAAACACGGTAGTCGTACGACGTCGCGGTCCGAATCGAATTCAATCAACACACAGAGTAGTTCACAATCACAAATCACCGGGCAGAAGGATGTTAGAAACTTTTCCGCTGATACAAATagtgaaattttacaaaaattaggTAACAAGTGTAAATTGGAACAACAGCAACAGCCACAGTCGCAACAAATTAGCAAAACATCAAAATTAGTTCAATCGCAGTCTCacgaaattaaagtaaatggTACGTTACAAAACGGGGAACGTCGACATTCGGATAGCGAAACGGATCAGCGCGAAGGTAGCACGCCAGCGAGTACAATTTCAAGCACGGAAGACTCGAATGTAAATCATCAAGCCGAACATTTGACTGAATCGAGCGAGGAAAACAATGGTGCTGTTCTTTTGG GTTCGTCTCCAGCCAGCACAAATTCATCACAAAGTGCCAATCAACCACCACCACCAGGATTACACAATGGATCTCAAATGCAACTCAATCATCGGTCAATCTTTCAGCCGGACAATAACAGTTTCTTCAGTTCAAACACATTTCAGAAAATATCAACCACCACCTCAATGCCACCTAACTCCCTCACAG CAAACACAAATCTGGATTGGACGAGTACAGGAGTGGCTTCGATACCCGACTCTTTACCCACAGTTCATTCTAGCGAAGATTGGCAAGCAGCTTTCGGCTTTCAGACCGAATCAACTCGAACGAATCACCTTATATCAAAATCCAGCCCATCTGAATCGCCGGGTGTAACATTCAATTCCGAAGGTTTTGTTGACGAGGATGTTTACATAAATGCACCGTATACTACTACTCTCACAGAATCATCATCAGATACCTTCACGCCTACTTTACTTGTAAATTCACCCGCGTCTAAGTTTATGGCAGACTTTCAACAAAATTCATTACAACAAAGGCTTAATATGCAA GTGCAACAGAATCAAGAAAATTGTGAATACATAAAACAGAACGGTCATGCTACACTGGAGGAAATTCGAAATCATCGTGATGCCGGATCAGACGTGAAAGCGGATGACGATTTAGGTTTTGATCCTTTCCACGAGACACAGAAGGCATTAGCTGAACTTATGGAAAATGAATTGCAAATACAACAGCAGAGGATATTTCAACAGCAGCAAGAACAAAGAGAACGGGAGGAGCAAACTAGGGTGCAGCATCAACAAACCCTTGCAAGCCTTGGTCAGCAACATTTTCCACAA gttGCGCACATAGCACACTTGCAGCAACAAGCTCAGCACTTGCAAAATCTTCAAGTGCTTCAGTCGCATTCCCTTCTGTCTCGTCTTCCACAAAATCTGTTACAAAGCGGCGCGCAGAGCCCTGCACAAGGCACCGTGACGGCTAACAGTTTAGGACAACGTAGTCGCTTTCCGCCACCGGGTTTCCTTGCTTCCACGCCAAATCACATGAATTCATTTGGTCTTGGTATACCACGTCCAGCACCAACGAATAGCGCCCTCTCTG GCGCGCAATCGTCCCAACAGAGTGCATATCTTCCCAATGGAAGCCCACTTATCCACACACaaa ATATCAACAAGTGCACAAATGATGCGGTCTGTACCCTGAAAGATTGGTGTGAAATTAACAatcagcagcaacagcaacaaTTCCACCATCAAGCTTTGCATCAGAAGGGATGGAACAATTTCGGACCTATCGCAGACTGGACTTCGATCGATCCGGCTATAGTTACCTCGTCTAGACCTCTTCCATTCCAAACTAACAGCACATGGCAGTTTCCTCATATTCATCCTTCTCACACCGTAGCTCATAATGCGCAACAG GAACAGAACGCATCTGCTCAACATTGGGCGATGCAACCACCTCCTGGTTTTGCTGCACCTACAACCACAGGGCAGTTAAATAATCCACAGCCGAGCGCGACCGCACAACCACACACTAAACTTATCTCTGCGGGCTCAGAAATCGAAAGTAAGTTGATCGCGATCTAG
- the LOC126857287 gene encoding uncharacterized protein LOC126857287 isoform X2 — protein sequence MTDSTSEDLVTKLNTQLNKSMVLMEDAVDAPPQNHKRKSITINTKMQPHSATNSPAVKSRKSILKKSDKTLNEDSANNEVEMNGNAKELSSVKSRRLSSSASVSSRPHTLQEIVQKETLEEENISCTFSLDDISDSEDIWIMDLPRSIDTQELRGQMIAFEDKSKFKIKDERYCIIAQHTNYNVTCVFNTKKTSHMYKTVNIKPAGSLSIRRKLSAVPEMKPVSIESSGVQFPNDLKTRHPLFGVIRERCI from the exons atgaCGGATTCTACTAGTGAAGATTTGGTAACGAAATTAAATACACAATTGAATAAATCTATGGTTTTAATGGAGGACGCTGTAGATGCTCCGCCTCAAAACCATAAACGTAAatctattacaattaatacaaaaatgcaaCCACATAGTGCAACTAATAGTCCTGCGGTTAAATCCCGTAAGAGTATCTTGAAGAAATCTGACAAAACGTTGAACGAAGATTCAGCAAACAATGAAGTTGAGATGAATGGTAATGCTAAAGAATTAAGCAGTGTAAAATCTCGGAGATTATCATCATCTGCCTCGGTTTCATCAAGACCACATACT cttCAAGAAATAGTTCAGAAAGAGACActagaagaagaaaatatatcctGCACGTTTAGTCTGGACGATATATCGGACAGTGAAGACATTTGGATCATGGATCTTCCTAGATCa ATAGATACACAAGAACTTCGTGGTCAAATGATAGCCTTTgaagataaatcaaaatttaaaattaaagacgaACGATATTGTATAATTGCGCAACATACGAACTATAATGTTACGTGTGTTTTTAATACCAAGAAGACTTCACACATGTATAAGACTG taAATATCAAGCCAGCTGGTTCATTATCTATAAGGAGGAAATTATCTGCAGTACCGGAAATGAAACCAGTATCTATAGAGAGCTCTGGTGTACAATTCCctaatgatttaaaaacaaGACATCCATTGTTTGGTGTTATTCGTGAAC Gatgtatctaa
- the LOC126857287 gene encoding uncharacterized protein LOC126857287 isoform X1: protein MTDSTSEDLVTKLNTQLNKSMVLMEDAVDAPPQNHKRKSITINTKMQPHSATNSPAVKSRKSILKKSDKTLNEDSANNEVEMNGNAKELSSVKSRRLSSSASVSSRPHTLQEIVQKETLEEENISCTFSLDDISDSEDIWIMDLPRSIDTQELRGQMIAFEDKSKFKIKDERYCIIAQHTNYNVTCVFNTKKTSHMYKTVNIKPAGSLSIRRKLSAVPEMKPVSIESSGVQFPNDLKTRHPLFGVIRERKRRSRKRSVPKIN from the exons atgaCGGATTCTACTAGTGAAGATTTGGTAACGAAATTAAATACACAATTGAATAAATCTATGGTTTTAATGGAGGACGCTGTAGATGCTCCGCCTCAAAACCATAAACGTAAatctattacaattaatacaaaaatgcaaCCACATAGTGCAACTAATAGTCCTGCGGTTAAATCCCGTAAGAGTATCTTGAAGAAATCTGACAAAACGTTGAACGAAGATTCAGCAAACAATGAAGTTGAGATGAATGGTAATGCTAAAGAATTAAGCAGTGTAAAATCTCGGAGATTATCATCATCTGCCTCGGTTTCATCAAGACCACATACT cttCAAGAAATAGTTCAGAAAGAGACActagaagaagaaaatatatcctGCACGTTTAGTCTGGACGATATATCGGACAGTGAAGACATTTGGATCATGGATCTTCCTAGATCa ATAGATACACAAGAACTTCGTGGTCAAATGATAGCCTTTgaagataaatcaaaatttaaaattaaagacgaACGATATTGTATAATTGCGCAACATACGAACTATAATGTTACGTGTGTTTTTAATACCAAGAAGACTTCACACATGTATAAGACTG taAATATCAAGCCAGCTGGTTCATTATCTATAAGGAGGAAATTATCTGCAGTACCGGAAATGAAACCAGTATCTATAGAGAGCTCTGGTGTACAATTCCctaatgatttaaaaacaaGACATCCATTGTTTGGTGTTATTCGTGAACGTAAGAGAAGATCGAGAAAACGTAGCGTAcctaaaataaattag
- the LOC126857284 gene encoding origin recognition complex subunit 2, with amino-acid sequence MTSPRNLRRSTRIKAIVKYTEDSFEETRENSPPIDTLETEIEKQLVDIKEDVQKPLELFSEKDISGRKLYTFQTPTKKNSMMLKANQCRTPETPKSFKTLPTLKIVLERVVETNSKNKHLKSDPENIKIKIISRKRCLPSVNSSGDESISEDSEYVPTDIEISSESNEISDENKDSENSDESEEENNIRRRYKPSRPQKSLPKCEIQSTPRRTRREHKSVAYKDYLIKTDEYFESQSEKILTSDHTLGRLRNARLTEETLDELLKNQSHISTIHKKRICSLTENYKSFFSMWQFIMEEGYSLLIHGLGSKRNLINDFHNEIIADHPTLVINGFFPSLSIKDILDNIIVNLLELSCPTNPNDCLELIEKILSNNPDDRLYLIIHNIDGIMLRSSKAQNILASLAVIPNIRIIASVDHINAPLLWDHIKRAKFNFYWWDATTFLPYQAETAYENSLLVQQSGELALSSLQNVFLSLTSNARTIYLILVKYQLNNSSNNFTGMPFKDLYRAAREQFLVSSDLALRAQLTEFVDHKLVRAKRTFDGTEHLTIPLDKSLLKQFMEHHGS; translated from the exons ATGACGTCTCCCAGGAATTTGAGGAGATCTACGCGAATAAAAGCTATTGTGAAATACACGGAGGATAGCTTCGAGGAAACACGCGAGAACTCTc CACCAATTGATACATTGGAAACTGAAATAGAAAAACAACTTGTAGATATCAAAGAAGATGTACAAAAGCCACTTG AACTGTTTTCTGAAAAGGATATAAGTGgacgaaaattatatacatttcaaaCACCAACTAAAAAGAATAGCATGATGCTTAAAGCCAATCAGTGCCGTACACCTGAGACTCCAAAAAGTTTCAAAACACTTCcaactttaaaaattgttcttgAAAGAGTTGTTGAAACAAactcaaaaaataaacatttaaaatctgATCCTgagaacattaaaataaaaa tAATCTCGCGAAAGCGATGTTTGCCTAGTGTAAATTCAAGTGGTGATGAAAGTATATCAGAGGATAGTGAATATGTACCCACAGATATAGAAATTAGTTCTGAATCTAATGAGATATCtgatgaaaataaagatagtGAAAATTCTGATGAAAGTGAGGAAGAAAACAATATTAGAAGGAGATACAAACCAAGTAGGCCACAGAAATCTTTACCAAAATGTGAAATACAAAGTACACCTAGAAGAACAAGAAGAGAACATAAATCTGTTGCTTACAAAGATTAT cttATAAAGACtgatgaatattttgaatctcAATCGGAAAAGATACTTACATCTGATCATACATTAGGCAGGCTTCGAAATGCTCGTCTTACTGAGGAAACATtagatgaattattaaaaaaccaaAGTCATATTTCTACGATACACAAGAAACGTATTTGTTCATTAACAGAAAACTACAAATCGTTTTTTTCTATGTGGCAATTTATAATGGA aGAAGGTTACAGTCTGTTAATCCATGGTTTAGgctcaaaaagaaatttaattaatgattttcacAATGAAATCATAGCTGATCATCCAACATTGGTTATAAATGGATTTTTTCCCAGTTTATCAATAAAAGAT ATActcgataatataatagtgaATTTACTGGAATTAAGTTGCCCAACAAATCCTAATGATTGTTTAGAACTTATTGAAAAGATTTTGAGCAATAATCCCGATGATCggctttatttaataattcataatattgaTGGTATAATGCTACGTTCAAGTAAAGCTCAAAACATTCTTGCTAGTTTAGCAGTCATTCCCAATATTAGAATCATAGCGTCTGTCGATCATATCAATGCACCGCTAc TTTGGGATCATATTAAACGAGCAAAGTTTAATTTCTACTGGTGGGATGCAACAACGTTTTTGCCATATCAAGCTGAAACTGCATATGAGAATTCCCTATTGGTTCAACAAAGTGGTGAACTTGCTTTATCTTCCCTTCAAAATGTCTTCCTTTCCCTCACCTCGAATGCtcgaacaatttatttaatccttGTCAAATATCAGTTGAACAATAGCAGCAATAACTTCACAG GAATGCCGTTCAAGGATCTATATCGAGCAGCGCGCGAACAGTTTTTGGTCAGTTCCGATTTAGCATTAAGAGCACAATTAACTGAGTTTGTAGATCATAAATTAGTACGAGCTAAACGTACGTTTGATGGTACCGAACATCTAACCATACCCCTAGATAAGAGTCTCCTTAAACAATTCATGGAGCATCATGGATCATAa